Within uncultured Methanoregula sp., the genomic segment CGCGTCCTCGATCCCGCGTGCGGCTCCGGCTCGTTCCTTATCGGGGCGTACCAGTTTCTCCTTGACTGGCACCGCGACTGGTACATCGCAAACCTCGTCCCGGTCTTCATAGATAAGAAGTCCGTAACCGACCCGGCCGTCCTCGCTCTTCTTCCCGAAGCCATACCGCGTGGTAAGAAACACCTTGCACAGGCCGAGCTCCCGATCTACAAGGCCGGCACGAGCGGGGACGCCACCCGGACGCGGAGCGACTGGCGGCTCACCACGACCGAGAAGAAACGAATTCTCTTAAACAACATCTTCGGGGTGGACATCGACCAGCAGGCGGTCGAGGTGACGAAACTCGCGCTTCTCTTAAAAGTGCTTGAAGAGGAGAACGAGGAGAACATCGATAAGCAGCTCAAACTTTTCGCGGAACGGGCGCTGCCCTCACTGCACGATAACATCAAGTGCGGGAACTCTCTGATTGGCACGGACATCCTGACACCGGAGATGCCGATGGAGGAAGTGAAGCGGATCAACCCGTTCGACTGGGACCGGGAATTTGCCGATGTGATGAAGGCGGGCGGGTTCGATGCGGTGATTGGGAATCCGCCGTATGTGAGGCAGGAGTCGCTGGGACAGGTGTTCAAAGATTATGTCAAGAAAAAGTATGAAGTGTTTGCAGGAACTGCCGACCTCTATGTTTACTTCTTTGAGAGAGGGCACAAACTGCTTCGCAAGGAAGGATTCTTCGGCATTATCTGTGCCAACAAATTCATGCGGTCGAACTATGGTAAAAATCTCCGAACATTCCTTTCATCAAAATCTAAGATTAACCAGATCATTGATTTTGGAGAATTACCAGTATTCCAAAACGCCGCTACGTTTCCGGCAATTTTCCTAACTCAAAATTTGAGTCCAAAAGAACAGAATTTTGTTTATGGTCCGGTGAAACAGCTTGGCTTTTCTTCATTAGATGAAGAAGTGAAAACAATCGGGCAAAATTTGAACACTACTTCATTGAAAGACAATACTTGGACATTAACAAATAACTCTGAAACGGGAATTATTGAAAAATTGAATTCAGTTGGATTACCACTTGGAAAGTACGTCAAGGATGAAATTTATCGGGGGATTGTAACTGGACTGAATGAAGTATTCATAATTAATGAAAAGACAAGAGATGAGTTAGTTAGTTCTGATCCTAAATCATCCGAGATTATTAAACCGTTCATTATTGGAGATGAGATACGGAAATTCCGAGTTGTTTTTCGGAATAAATATCTGATTTTTTCCCGGAGGGGTATTGATATTAAACAATATCCTGCAGTTCTCGAATATTTGAAAAAATATAAGGTACGCCTAACTCCACGTCCCAAAGATTGGAATGGTGAGGACTGGGAGGGAAGAAAACCCGGTCCATATGCGTGGTATGAAATTCAGGATTCTGTCGATTATTTTGAAGAATTCGAAAAGCCCAAGATAATTTACCCAGATATTGCAAAAGAAAGCCGAATGACCTTCGATACAACCGGCCTCTATGTCGGCAATACTGGTTATATCATCCCTAAAAATGATCTCTATCTTCTTGGTGTGTTAAATTCGAAACTCATTTTTAATTATTACAAACGAATCGCGACAGTCATTGGAGATCCGGATAAAGGAGGAAGACTTCGGTGGTTCAGTCAGGATGTTGTAAAAATCCCCATTCGCACCATCAACTTTGCCGATCCGGTTGACAAAGCCCGCCACGATCGCATGGTTGCGCTCGTCACCCAGATGCTCGACCTCAACAAGCGGTTGCAGGACGCCTCACTCGATCATGACAAGGAGCTGCTCCAGCGACAGGTTGAGGCAACGGATGCTTCCATTGACAAACTGGTGTACGAGTTGTACGGGCTGACGGAAGAGGAGATTGCGGTTGTTGAGGGAAAAAAAGGTTAAACAGAATTCGGGTTTGAGGTAAAATATGGGAGATATCAGACTTTTCAAAATAAGCGGCAAAACCGTTTCAGAACTTCAGGGATCTTCTTCCACTATTGAAAGATCTCTCCAGTCATTCATGGAATCCCAGCTCAATGATCTTCTGGGAGTTCGATTTTTAGCAACAGAATATTCTACAGGAAAAACTCACGGTGGCCGGATTGATACATTAGGCATTGATGAAAATGGCTGTCCGGTGATAATTGAGTTCAAGCGTGCAATGAACGAGAATATCATCAACCAGGGCCTCTATTATCTCGACTGGCTTCTCGATCACAAAGGAGAATTTGAGCTCGCGGTCCTGAAAAAATTTGGTCAGGACGTAGCCAAGATTATTGAATGGAGTAGTCCCCGGCTATTGTGTATTGCTGGCGATTTCACAAAATATGACATTCACGCAGTCTCACAAATCAATCGCAATATCGAGCTCATCAGATATCGTAACTATTATCCGGACCTTTTCCTACTGGAACTTGTCAATGTGACAAATGCAGACAATAATGTGGAGGCAGTTGTAAAAGACGGGGAAAAGAAGGAAACAATTTACAAAACAGTTTCAGAGCAACTGGATTCTTGTGAGACGAATCTCCGTGATATATATGAAGCATTGAAATCATTTGCCGAGGCTCTTGGAGATGATGTCCAGGTAAAAACTCTCAAATATTACATCGCTTTCAAACGAATCAACAATTTTGCAAGTGTTGAAATTTTCCCTCAGAAAAAGGAGCTTAAAGTCTATCTGAAGATCGATCCCAACTCAATTACACTCGAAAAGGGATTTTCTCGCGATGTGACTAATGTCGGGCACTGGGGGACCGGCAATTTGGAACTGGTCATAAAAACCGATAGTGATCTTGAAAAAGCAAAACAATTGATCGCCAAAAGTTACGATAAAATGTGATAATGTTCCGAAGAGAATAAATGGCAAAAATCTACGGAATCTCCGGCAGCACGCGATATCTGCTGAAAGGCACAAGGCCTATAAATGGGAAAAAACCGGTGACCCTCGACGAGATCCATCACTTCCATACCAACTATGAAAAGATCCTTGCGGAAACCCAGGACCTCACTGGTAAGATGCAGGATCAGTTGATATCTGACCTTCATGATCAGGAATCACTGCTTGATCAACGGATAAAGAAGGGAGTTGCAGAACGGACCCTTGAAGTCCACCGGCATATTCTCGAAATCAACCAAAACGTTGAGGAAAGCCAGAACTTTTTTTGGAAAGCCGGTTACAAGTTGCAGTTCTGGGGAGCCTGCTGGTTAAGTTCGTACAGAATTCATCATCCCTCCGTTCATGATGTAAACAGCCTTGAGCAAATTCGGTATCACCGACGGCAGACAATTGCCAATAGGGATCGGGTAATTCAGAATGAATGCTGGAATGTAATGGCCAATCACAAATTCCTGAACGAGAACGAACCGTTCCTCATCGGTGCACAAGGAGAGGAACATGTGATTAAAATATTATCCGGGTTGCCCGATGATTTTCATATTCTCAATGATGTGAACCTTCGTTTTCAAGACTACATCTTCTGGCGAAAACACCGGGAGTACATCAAAACCTGCCAGATTGATCACATCGTGATCGGCCCGACTGGTCTCTTCCTTCTTGAAACCAAGAACTGGAAACGATCGGACATTCAGGATAAAGCCGGTGATCTGACTCATCAGGTAAACCGGGCGAATTATGCATTATGGTATTGGCTCAAGGACAACTA encodes:
- a CDS encoding N-6 DNA methylase, with product MASPEEIQPIVDRYTFHRDAYLRGLEKYNESQLRQDFTDPFFHALGWDVNNNKGHSEAYREVLHEEPVRIRGTTKFFDYTFRIGGVRKFIVETKKPSVRIKDDADSALQLRRYAWNAKLPLSILTNFEEWAIYDCTIKPEQGDNAAKGRIEYFTYSDIPAKWDYLVSIFSQESILKGSFDKYADSQKGKKGTATVDDDILTEIETWRDALAKNIALRNDKLSVEELNTVVQRTIDRLLFLRICEDRGIEEYTTLHKLLEGEHVYVRLCEIFRLADAKYNSGLFHFEKEADWDEMPDTLSLSLVIDDKVLKGIIKRLYYPETPYLFSVIPPAILGHVYEQFLGKVIRLTDGHQAKVEYKPEVKKAGGVFYTPQYIVEYIVAHTVGELTKDKTPRDVAKLRVLDPACGSGSFLIGAYQFLLDWHRDWYIANLVPVFIDKKSVTDPAVLALLPEAIPRGKKHLAQAELPIYKAGTSGDATRTRSDWRLTTTEKKRILLNNIFGVDIDQQAVEVTKLALLLKVLEEENEENIDKQLKLFAERALPSLHDNIKCGNSLIGTDILTPEMPMEEVKRINPFDWDREFADVMKAGGFDAVIGNPPYVRQESLGQVFKDYVKKKYEVFAGTADLYVYFFERGHKLLRKEGFFGIICANKFMRSNYGKNLRTFLSSKSKINQIIDFGELPVFQNAATFPAIFLTQNLSPKEQNFVYGPVKQLGFSSLDEEVKTIGQNLNTTSLKDNTWTLTNNSETGIIEKLNSVGLPLGKYVKDEIYRGIVTGLNEVFIINEKTRDELVSSDPKSSEIIKPFIIGDEIRKFRVVFRNKYLIFSRRGIDIKQYPAVLEYLKKYKVRLTPRPKDWNGEDWEGRKPGPYAWYEIQDSVDYFEEFEKPKIIYPDIAKESRMTFDTTGLYVGNTGYIIPKNDLYLLGVLNSKLIFNYYKRIATVIGDPDKGGRLRWFSQDVVKIPIRTINFADPVDKARHDRMVALVTQMLDLNKRLQDASLDHDKELLQRQVEATDASIDKLVYELYGLTEEEIAVVEGKKG
- a CDS encoding DUF5655 domain-containing protein produces the protein MGDIRLFKISGKTVSELQGSSSTIERSLQSFMESQLNDLLGVRFLATEYSTGKTHGGRIDTLGIDENGCPVIIEFKRAMNENIINQGLYYLDWLLDHKGEFELAVLKKFGQDVAKIIEWSSPRLLCIAGDFTKYDIHAVSQINRNIELIRYRNYYPDLFLLELVNVTNADNNVEAVVKDGEKKETIYKTVSEQLDSCETNLRDIYEALKSFAEALGDDVQVKTLKYYIAFKRINNFASVEIFPQKKELKVYLKIDPNSITLEKGFSRDVTNVGHWGTGNLELVIKTDSDLEKAKQLIAKSYDKM
- a CDS encoding nuclease-related domain-containing protein translates to MAKIYGISGSTRYLLKGTRPINGKKPVTLDEIHHFHTNYEKILAETQDLTGKMQDQLISDLHDQESLLDQRIKKGVAERTLEVHRHILEINQNVEESQNFFWKAGYKLQFWGACWLSSYRIHHPSVHDVNSLEQIRYHRRQTIANRDRVIQNECWNVMANHKFLNENEPFLIGAQGEEHVIKILSGLPDDFHILNDVNLRFQDYIFWRKHREYIKTCQIDHIVIGPTGLFLLETKNWKRSDIQDKAGDLTHQVNRANYALWYWLKDNYWRNGMPKIRQVVISLHGSPVFQPSDAFIDVIAPGRLCNYITNRESKLSDDDIHNLIRNIPCRDAI